From the Musa acuminata AAA Group cultivar baxijiao chromosome BXJ1-2, Cavendish_Baxijiao_AAA, whole genome shotgun sequence genome, one window contains:
- the LOC135610093 gene encoding bZIP transcription factor 12-like, producing the protein MASPRVMASPSSSASSDVARQSSAYASAASCDQTEALGSVSMDHLLRGFCAQPPFPLPLPRNAAGTTADVVWEIPDGAGSGYEDAAAGADGEVTLEEFLARTGAVREEDVGVSTGFVVDPAIGGRFCQQEQQLPLENPMLGFGSALESGGRRARKRVVLDDPVDKVVLRRQKRMIKNRESAARSRERKQAYTVELESLVTRLEEENVALVREQEEQHKMRFQQLMVNIIPVNESRKPLPVLRRTHSMQW; encoded by the exons ATGGCGTCGCCACGGGTGATGGCGTCGCCCTCGTCGTCCGCGAGCTCCGACGTCGCCCGCCAATCTTCCGCGTATGCCTCCGCCGCATCGTGCGACCAGACTGAGGCCCTCGGATCCGTGAGCATGGACCACCTCCTCCGCGGTTTCTGCGCCCAGCCGCCGTTCCCCCTGCCCCTGCCTAGGAACGCCGCTGGCACGACGGCGGATGTGGTTTGGGAGATCCCCGACGGGGCTGGATCGGGGTACGAGGACGCGGCGGCGGGGGCAGACGGGGAGGTGACCCTCGAGGAGTTCTTGGCGAGGACTGGCGCAGTGAGGGAGGAGGACGTCGGGGTTTCGACAGGGTTCGTGGTGGATCCGGCGATCGGTGGGCGGTTTTGTCAGCAGGAGCAGCAGTTGCCGCTGGAGAATCCGATGCTGGGGTTTGGGAGTGCCTTGGAGAGTGGAGGGCGGAGAGCGAGGAAGAGAGTGGTGTTGGATGATCCAGTGGATAAAGTGGTGCTGCGGAGGCAGAAGAGGATGATCAAGAACAGGGAGTCGGCTGCGAGGTCGAGAGAGAGGAAACAG GCTTACACTGTAGAGCTTGAGTCTCTGGTGACACGGTTGGAGGAGGAAAACGTTGCGCTAGTAAGAGAACAG GAGGAGCAGCACAAGATGAGATTTCAGCAG CTTATGGTGAATATTATCCCAGTTAATGAGAGCAGGAAACCACTGCCTGTTCTCCGAAGGACTCATTCCATGCAGTggtag